In Bactrocera oleae isolate idBacOlea1 chromosome 3, idBacOlea1, whole genome shotgun sequence, a genomic segment contains:
- the LOC138856102 gene encoding uncharacterized protein has protein sequence MLKATAALKKLLESSPDCTEIFADDIFKKYSTCEKQYDEICLADYATNYTKKNQNSNKIDDQLSNDDDNDNIDNTNKDSYRSRQQTAIIRYRRYKLHQDPDNYYREQILLFMPWRNEKDEVENIDHASIYNKNQSIIEINRKPFAIMSDEKLDNAYQQVCNDFLEKEKLTDDDDDLTNIEHPVDIFEQGGADLDKMIVVLTAASGKAAYLINGMTLHTAFSLPLNQYGGQMPELSSDIANQIRSKLMSVKLIIMDEVSMIGSRTFNLIDVRLRQITGINKPFGNISIIVVGDFMQLPPVRDRFVFQLPNNHEYKDLFDRNPLWDGFRIYELTQIMRQKGEAYFIKALNNLAVGKMTDEDIKLIKSREVKNFNDVPQTAIRLFATNEKVNQYNDMKISETPGTTTITYAKDILLSKVSDITRKKTLDALKNKKLSDTYGLPYDIKLKEQIKYMVTLNIDIEDGFVNGACGTLKLITFNENTKEPEILWIEFLPYKVGSKAKTSYSEYMKNHDIDPKLTPIKKKSATMNISSNLEYKVVREQFPVVEAEAMTIHKSQGQSCEQICVTFSSTPGMKERMSNQMMYVALSRVKSINGLFIIGDFQPLNTNTKTKSDTFNELQFMKSNRQLELSFNNLKNENAFKIIYQNVNSLKKNEKLIITDEWYNKDSNNLSDSNNQDKFSDKIKESVNDNSTIYHTISDKDYDHPSTDSYKHINNSKRCLEDDDINLFLDLMNIHIRKRNIYKNAQNVIFYFKEFLDDLTPNPNDKANIQILFDPPPKCDNSLEEAVGHWICTKYDGREVIHIYDSLNLKRLNNDQINYLNQIYPFNKEYHFHLVQQQPDGTSCGVFAIYFATLLSFGRDPDINILKKTYDVIRMRNHVCYMLNQKKLLRFPEDGYQSSNSNNSLNIDNKTKYIKHNNSNNNNNNNNDNNNDNNNNNNGNNNYPKKISDEIKKTIDFDPTIYHTKLDKDYDDPSIKTTDSYKHINNSRRCLEDDDINLFLDLVNIHIRKRNIYNNAQNVIFYFKEFLDDLTPNPNDKANIQILFDPPPKCDNSLEEAVGHWICTKYDEFLDDLTPNPNDKANIQILFDPPPKCDNSLEEAVGHWICTKYDGKGQRRFRLILLADYELLEEEKLSLL, from the exons ATGTTAAAAGCAACTGCTGCTCTAAAAAAACTATTAGAATCATCGCCAGATTGCACTGAAATTTTTGCTgatgatatatttaaaaaatacagtaCTTGCGAAAAACAATATGATGAAATTTGTTTAGCAGATTATGCTACAAATTATAcaaagaaaaatcaaaattcaaataaaatcgaTGATCAACTAAGTAACGACGATGATAATGATAATATTGATAACACAAATAAAGACAGTTACAGAAGTAGACAACAAACAGCTATTATAAGATACCGGAGATATAAATTACATCAAGATCCAGATAATTATTATCgagaacaaattttattattcatgcCATGGAGAAATGAAAAAGATGAAGTAGAAAATATTGATCATGCAagcatttacaacaaaaatcaaTCGATCATTGAAATAAATCGAAAACCATTTGCAATTATGAGTGATGAAAAATTAGATAATGCATATCAACAAGTATGCAATGATTTCTTagaaaaagaaaagttaacagATGACGATGATGATTTAACAAATATTGAACATCCAGTTGATATTTTTGAACAAGGAG GTGCTGACTTAGATAAAATGATTGTAGTATTAACAGCTGCATCTGGAAAAGCAGCCTATTTAATTAATGGTATGACATTACATACAGCATTTTCATTACCACTTAATCAATATGGTGGTCAAATGCCTGAATTATCAAGTGATATAGCAAATCAAATTCGATCAAAATTGATGTCtgtgaaattaataataatggaTGAAGTTTCAATGATTGGATCAAGAACATTTAACTTAATTGATGTAAGACTCAGACAAATAACCGGTATCAATAAACCATTTGGTAATATATCAATTATTGTAGTTGGAGATTTTATGCAATTACCCCCTGTAAGAGATCGTTTCGTTTTCCAATTACCTAATAATCATGAATATAAAGATTTATTTGATCGTAATCCATTATGGGATGGATTCCGTATTTATGAGTTAACTCAAATCATGCGACAAAAGGGAGaagcatattttataaaagcttTGAATAATCTAGCTGTTGGAAAAATGACAGACGAagatattaaacttattaaatctcgtgaagttaaaaatttcaatgatGTACCACAAACAGCAATCAGATTATTTGCTACAAACGAAAAAGTAAATCAATATAATGATATGAAAATTTCTGAAACTCctggaacaacaacaataacatatgCTAAAGACATTTTATTAAGTAAAGTAAGTGATATAACACGAAAAAAAACATTGGATGcattaaagaataaaaaactATCAGATACATATGGATTGCCATACGATATCAAATTAAAagaacaaattaaatatatggtTACTCTGAATATTGATATTGAAGATGGTTTTGTTAATGGTGCCTGTGggactttaaaattaataacttttaatgaaaatacaaaagaaCCAGAAATATTGTGGATAGAATTTCTTCCATATAAAGTTGGAAGTAAAGCTAAAACATCATATTCAGAATATATGAAAAATCATGATATTGATCCAAAACTAACACCTATCAAGAAAAAATCTGCTACAATgaatatttcttcaaatttagAATATAAAGTGGTACGTGAACAATTTCCCGTAGTAGAAGCCGAAGCAATGACTATACACAAATCACAAGGTCAAAGTTGTGAACAAATATGTGTAACCTTTAGTTCAACACCAGGCATGAAAGAACGAATGTCAAATCAAATGATGTACGTAGCATTAAGTCGAGTTAAAAGTATAAatggtttatttattattggcgACTTTCAACCATTAAACACCAATACAAAAACGAAATCTGATACTTTCAATGAATTACAGTTTATGAAATCTAACAGACAATTAGAACTATCGTTTAATAacttgaaaaatgaaaatgccttcaaaataatttatcaaaacgTAAATTCGTtaaaaaagaatgaaaaattaataataaccgATGAATGGTACAATAAAG ATAGCAATAATTTAAGTGACAGTAATAATCAAGATAAATTTagtgataaaataaaagaaagtgtTAACGATAATTCAACAATCTACCATACAATATCAGATAAAGACTATGACCATCCATCAACAGACTCATATAAACATATCAATAATTCAAAAAGGTGTTTAGAAGATGACGATATCAATTTATTCCTTGACTTAATGAATATACACATAAGAAAAcgcaatatatataaaaatgctcaaaatgttatattttactttaaagagtttttaGATGATTTAACACCAAATCCTAACGATAAAGCTAATATTCAAATTCTATTTGATCCACCACCAAAATGTGATAATAGTCTGGAAGAAGCGGTTGGACATTGGATTTGTACTAAATACGACGGTAGAGAAGTTATTCATATATACgatagtttaaatttaaaacgctTGAATAATGATcagattaattatttaaatcaaatttatcCTTTTAACAAAGAATATCACTTTCATTTAGTACAACAACAACCTGATGGAACATCATGTGGAGTATTTGCGATATACTTCGCAACTTTACTTAGCTTTGGTCGAGATCCAgatattaacattttaaaaaaaacttatgatGTCATTCGTATGAGAAATCATGTTTGTTAtatgttaaatcaaaaaaaattgttaagatttccAGAAGATGGATACCAGAGTAGTAACAGCAACAATTCTTTAAATATAgacaataaaactaaatacatCAAACATAACAattccaataataataataataataataatgataataataatgataataataataataataatggtaaTAATAATTATCCAAAGAAAATTAgtgatgaaattaaaaaaactatcgACTTTGATCCAACAATCTACCATACAAAATTAGATAAAGACTATGACGATCcatcaataaaaacaacagaCTCATATAAACATATCAATAATTCAAGAAGGTGTTTAGAAGATGACGATATCAATTTATTCCTTGACTTAGTGAATATACACATAAGAAAacgcaatatatataataatgctcaaaatgttatattttactttaaagagtttttaGATGATTTAACACCAAATCCTAACGATAAAGCTAATATTCAAATTCTATTTGATCCACCACCAAAATGTGATAATAGTCTGGAAGAAGCGGTTGGACATTGGATTTGTACTAAATACGACG agtttttaGATGATTTAACACCAAATCCTAACGATAAAGCTAATATTCAAATTCTATTTGATCCACCACCAAAATGTGATAATAGTCTGGAAGAAGCGGTTGGACATTGGATTTGTACTAAATACGACGGTAAAGGA